The following DNA comes from Triticum urartu cultivar G1812 unplaced genomic scaffold, Tu2.1 TuUngrouped_contig_9629, whole genome shotgun sequence.
GGGACCGTTGATCGGAGACTTTCCATTTTGCCCAGGGGCTGCTTCGATCCAAGGCGTCAGCGAGCAGCGGCGAACGGCGCGTCACCGGCTCATCCACGGCGCCGGCTTAGTCGGGTTGCAGAGGGGTTTGGTTGTAATTTCATTTTCTGTATGGACCCCTTGCCGCtagccctcctcctcctccccttccccgccgccgccgaccagAGCCGCCGGGGCAAAGCCCCTCGCGGTGGCTGGCGGTGGAGGCCTTCTCCCCTCCTCGCGTTCGTGGCCTACGGGAGCGGCCAGGCCGAGCGGAGGCGTCGGGGCGCGCGGATCCTGGCCGTTTTAATATCAACTCCTTTTCTCgcaaaaaaataaataaacatGATGACTGCCACTCGTATATTTAGAGTGAGTTGGAATTACTAAATATGAAAGGTGCATAAGTCTTTGGTTGTTACATCTAAGAGATAGACAGGAGGTCTTGTGTTCAATTCCCACAATGTTGATTTATTTTGATCCAATTATTTTTCACGGTCTCTATATGAAAGCCCATAAAAGGCCCATCAACATACAAGTAACTGGCTTAGATCGCTTAACGTGTGTAAACCAAACATAAAGGActaaaccaaaccaagaatacttattccctttaatagtaggtatagatatagatatagatatagatagaaATATAATATCGCGAGGTCTTCTTCATACATGATCATGGAGACGTGATGTTGCTGCTGCCATTGCTGATCAGTCTCTGCTAGGCGGTGGCTTGCTGATCGGCCTCTGCTCCGAATGGAAATATGTAATACTCATGTAACAAGGTGAATCAATACTGGCCGGGCCAGAGGAAGGCGCCCATGGCGAACCTCCTCTTTTCCTCGATGTCGCCTGTGACAGGGAGGCCGTACTCTCGGAGCAGGCAGTCGACGCGCCACTCCGGCATCGCCTCGTAGTCCGCCTTCCTGTACCGCGGGTAGTGCAGCGGCATCTGGAAGCCGCAGCTGAACGTGCCGCTCTGCTGCTGCTTCTGGCCGCCGACGGCCACCTTGCCGC
Coding sequences within:
- the LOC125532301 gene encoding uncharacterized protein LOC125532301 produces the protein MGSLGPAVSVSMAKANGGKVAVGGQKQQQSGTFSCGFQMPLHYPRYRKADYEAMPEWRVDCLLREYGLPVTGDIEEKRRFAMGAFLWPGQY